A window of Nomascus leucogenys isolate Asia chromosome X, Asia_NLE_v1, whole genome shotgun sequence contains these coding sequences:
- the LOC100606807 gene encoding huntingtin-interacting protein M produces the protein MSEKKNCKNSSTNNQTQDPSRNELQVPMSFVDRVVQDERDARSQSSSTINTLLTLLDCLAGYVMERVGLEADNNGSMSNTSQDGEREVDNNREPHHAESDVTRFLFDEMPKSRKDD, from the coding sequence ATGTCAGAGAAAAAGAACTGTAAGAACTCCTCTACAAATAACCAGACTCAAGACCCTTCTAGAAATGAGCTACAGGTCCCTATGAGCTTCGTGGACCGCGTTGTGCAAGATGAACGAGACGCCCGAAGCCAGAGTTCCTCCACAATAAATACCCTCCTTACCTTGCTCGATTGTCTTGCTGGCTACGTCATGGAGCGGGTAGGCTTGGAGGCCGACAACAATGGCAGCATGAGCAACACTTCACAAGATGGGGAGAGAGAAGTGGACAATAACCGTGAGCCCCACCACGCTGAGAGTGATGTGACTCGCTTTTTGTTTGATGAGATGCCCAAATCCAGAAAGGATGACTGA